In Treponema primitia ZAS-2, a genomic segment contains:
- a CDS encoding DUF5312 family protein, with translation MEDPEVFNRLASELSMDDRKSLLEKLGAHSGISNQPMYDDEESPKAGDEVPQAPGQGLAKEYEAASWLTRLVLWIIGLFTGKSSRQVFIDRQVAQLGRSIEEQSPGLYDFEHDQLLPNFHQELSKLKESARFFYDALDMSVNRDKGAFYVFLASLEMDDIHRRLLEETDPKKIAEQHTGLNESALRQLGVEAMESCIATIGDDRRTVMYYNARTLSFLRELSSFLFDRLLGSFAHQPAKLGKVCSAHLVNNYLRSLNNILFSLKETPPMTLLESLFIFILQDRAEAPDFNMEEEMKALLSQAEKALLNIRHFNKTVPLTKILRCAERDMSLLPMALSGGEDWFSLYKEYWKQTVEKRITDYTRNHRSQELLDALTAFFSGAKMKTLAGAESVLNPVGIPLKGAFCLSFLATFYSTIFMKELNLVLRPILIDGEFFKKENLAEFTESYNEIFNLGDAIRLFEGDISNAGELGKRYTQAKLEVSSLTAKRHKVQLAVDEASDEAKRIIDRMRSAMTLMKKVLKGLLTKSPDGKFDTLTNLAEMSGKTDTFTNGISATINRLNETLAFMAKIDTLEAGR, from the coding sequence ATGGAAGACCCCGAAGTTTTTAACCGCCTTGCCTCAGAACTTTCCATGGATGACCGGAAAAGCCTCCTGGAAAAACTCGGCGCACACTCAGGGATATCCAATCAGCCAATGTATGATGACGAGGAGAGCCCGAAGGCTGGGGACGAGGTACCCCAAGCCCCGGGTCAGGGGCTTGCAAAGGAGTACGAGGCAGCATCCTGGCTTACCCGACTTGTCCTGTGGATCATTGGGCTTTTCACGGGGAAAAGCTCCCGCCAGGTATTCATAGACCGGCAGGTCGCCCAGTTGGGGCGGAGTATTGAGGAACAGTCCCCGGGGCTCTACGATTTTGAACATGACCAGCTGCTTCCGAATTTTCACCAGGAACTGAGCAAGCTCAAGGAAAGCGCCCGGTTTTTCTATGATGCCCTGGATATGAGCGTGAACCGGGATAAGGGGGCCTTTTATGTATTCCTGGCCTCACTGGAAATGGATGATATCCACCGCCGGCTGCTGGAGGAAACGGATCCCAAAAAAATCGCGGAGCAGCACACGGGCTTAAACGAATCGGCCCTGCGGCAATTGGGGGTGGAGGCCATGGAATCTTGTATCGCCACTATCGGGGATGATCGGCGGACGGTGATGTACTACAATGCCCGGACCTTGAGCTTCCTCAGGGAGCTGTCCTCCTTCCTCTTTGACCGGCTCCTGGGGTCCTTTGCCCACCAGCCTGCCAAACTGGGCAAGGTCTGTTCCGCCCATCTGGTGAACAATTACCTCCGGAGTCTGAACAACATTCTCTTTTCCCTGAAAGAGACTCCCCCCATGACCCTGCTGGAGTCCCTCTTCATTTTTATCCTCCAGGATCGCGCGGAAGCCCCGGACTTCAATATGGAGGAAGAGATGAAGGCCCTCCTCTCCCAGGCTGAAAAAGCTTTATTGAATATACGCCACTTCAATAAAACGGTGCCCCTCACCAAAATACTCCGCTGCGCGGAACGGGACATGAGCCTTCTTCCCATGGCCCTGAGCGGCGGCGAAGACTGGTTCAGCCTGTACAAGGAGTACTGGAAACAGACCGTAGAAAAACGCATTACCGATTATACCCGCAATCACCGCAGTCAGGAACTGCTGGATGCCCTCACCGCTTTTTTTAGCGGCGCAAAGATGAAAACCCTCGCCGGGGCTGAATCGGTTCTCAACCCCGTGGGGATTCCCCTCAAGGGGGCCTTCTGCCTTTCCTTCCTGGCGACCTTTTATTCAACAATATTTATGAAGGAACTGAACCTGGTTCTCCGGCCCATCCTGATCGACGGGGAATTCTTCAAAAAGGAAAACCTCGCCGAATTCACCGAAAGCTACAACGAAATATTCAACCTGGGCGATGCGATCCGCCTCTTCGAGGGGGACATCTCCAATGCCGGGGAGCTGGGGAAACGCTACACCCAGGCAAAGCTTGAGGTGTCCTCTCTTACGGCCAAGCGGCACAAGGTCCAGCTCGCGGTGGACGAAGCTTCTGACGAAGCGAAGCGGATTATCGACCGGATGCGGAGTGCCATGACCCTCATGAAAAAGGTCCTCAAGGGCTTGCTGACCAAATCCCCGGACGGCAAATTCGACACCCTGACCAATCTGGCGGAAATGTCCGGAAAAACCGACACCTTTACTAACGGCATCAGCGCCACCATTAATAGACTGAACGAAACCCTTGCATTTATGGCCAAAATTGATACCCTGGAGGCAGGAAGATGA